One window of the Pseudofrankia sp. DC12 genome contains the following:
- a CDS encoding ABC transporter permease: MTAAPGTATGLAPLDFRPAPGPARRSRMLGAQTRMELSLNLRHGESVLLTLIIPIGLLLFFSAVDVLPSDGQKAVDFLVPGVLALAVMSAAFTGQAIATGFERRYGVLKRLGATPLPRWVLLTGKTLAVLAIEAVQALLLVGVGLALGWHPHLPGTAAGIGWLVVLLVLGTTAFSGLGLLMAGTLRAEATLAAANGVYLLLLLVGGVVFPLSKLPGWLRVVAEGLPTAALSNGLRDVLANAAAPGAGPVLVLACWAVASVALAARTFRWE, translated from the coding sequence ATGACCGCCGCCCCCGGCACCGCGACGGGGCTGGCGCCGCTGGACTTCCGCCCGGCGCCTGGACCGGCCCGGCGGTCCCGGATGCTCGGCGCGCAGACCCGGATGGAGCTGAGCCTGAACCTGCGGCACGGCGAGTCGGTGCTGCTCACCCTGATCATCCCGATCGGGCTGCTGCTGTTCTTCAGCGCGGTCGACGTCCTGCCTTCGGACGGCCAGAAGGCCGTCGACTTCCTCGTGCCGGGCGTGCTGGCGCTCGCGGTGATGTCGGCGGCGTTCACCGGGCAGGCGATCGCCACCGGGTTCGAGCGCCGTTATGGGGTGCTCAAGCGGCTCGGCGCGACGCCGCTGCCGCGCTGGGTGCTGCTCACCGGCAAGACTCTGGCGGTGCTGGCGATCGAGGCCGTCCAGGCGCTGCTGCTGGTCGGCGTCGGGCTGGCGCTCGGCTGGCACCCGCACCTGCCGGGAACCGCCGCCGGCATCGGCTGGCTGGTGGTGCTGCTGGTGCTGGGCACGACGGCGTTCTCGGGCCTCGGCCTGCTGATGGCCGGCACGCTGCGCGCCGAGGCGACGTTGGCCGCGGCCAACGGCGTCTACCTGCTGCTGCTGCTGGTCGGCGGGGTGGTGTTCCCCCTGTCGAAGCTGCCCGGCTGGCTGCGCGTCGTCGCCGAGGGGCTGCCGACCGCGGCGCTCTCGAACGGCCTGCGTGACGTGCTCGCGAACGCCGCGGCTCCCGGGGCCGGGCCGGTCCTCGTGCTGGCCTGTTGGGCGGTCGCGTCGGTGGCGCTGGCGGCGCGGACCTTCCGCTGGGAGTAG
- a CDS encoding COX15/CtaA family protein, translating to MAQIEAPPAQNEAVTDGPGEGSGVTARSPQRLPTVSPRAFQILTLVGLVFLGLIVVTGGLVRLTGSGLGCPTWPQCGDGSWVPRSQYATHGVVEFSNRMVTIAMSVIMLVTPVAALRLADRRARRDLVWLSFGLWAGFVAQVVLGGITVLTDLHPATVAAHFLLSMVLLVNGAVLYRRAGQGPGPVTVSVRRELLWLARVTVVAAFAVLVLGTVVTGTGPHGGDATHARRFGFDIVTVAQLHADGAMLLTGLSVALLFAVRLGKASREARRWADALAATIVAQAAIGFTQYFLGIPAGLVALHVAGATAMWIAALRLWLALPDRPPHTVTSAGG from the coding sequence GTGGCGCAGATCGAGGCCCCGCCGGCACAGAACGAGGCCGTGACGGACGGGCCCGGCGAGGGTTCCGGCGTCACGGCCCGTTCGCCGCAGCGGCTGCCGACCGTGAGCCCGCGGGCGTTCCAGATCCTCACGCTCGTCGGCCTGGTGTTTCTCGGGCTCATCGTCGTGACGGGCGGGCTGGTTCGGCTGACCGGGTCGGGGCTGGGTTGCCCGACCTGGCCGCAGTGCGGCGACGGCTCCTGGGTCCCGCGCAGCCAGTACGCCACCCACGGCGTCGTCGAGTTCTCCAACCGCATGGTCACCATCGCGATGAGCGTGATCATGCTGGTCACGCCGGTGGCGGCGCTGCGGCTGGCCGACCGGCGGGCCCGGCGCGACCTGGTCTGGCTGTCGTTCGGGCTGTGGGCCGGGTTCGTCGCTCAGGTCGTGCTGGGCGGGATCACCGTGCTCACCGACCTGCACCCGGCGACGGTGGCGGCGCACTTCCTGCTGTCGATGGTGCTGCTGGTCAACGGCGCCGTGCTCTACCGCCGGGCCGGCCAGGGGCCGGGGCCGGTCACCGTCTCGGTCCGTCGCGAGCTGCTCTGGCTCGCCCGCGTCACCGTCGTCGCCGCGTTCGCGGTGCTCGTGCTCGGGACGGTCGTCACGGGCACCGGTCCGCATGGCGGCGACGCCACCCACGCGCGCCGGTTCGGCTTCGACATCGTCACCGTCGCCCAGCTGCACGCCGACGGCGCGATGCTGCTGACCGGCCTGAGCGTGGCGCTGCTGTTCGCCGTCCGGCTCGGGAAGGCGTCCCGCGAGGCCCGCCGCTGGGCCGACGCCCTGGCCGCGACGATCGTCGCCCAGGCCGCGATCGGCTTCACCCAGTACTTCCTCGGCATCCCCGCCGGCCTGGTCGCCCTCCACGTAGCCGGCGCCACCGCCATGTGGATCGCCGCCCTGCGCCTCTGGCTGGCCCTGCCCGACCGGCCACCACACACCGTCACGTCCGCCGGCGGCTGA
- a CDS encoding type II toxin-antitoxin system PemK/MazF family toxin produces the protein MRRGDIWLVSLDPTVANEQRGTRPCLVISTDRFNALPIRQAMVVPLTTRERGFPHHITVRDDGGLNRASWAMCEGARIVSTERFGKMISTASAVTVADVADQLTSWIGSV, from the coding sequence GTGCGCCGCGGTGACATCTGGCTCGTGTCGCTTGATCCGACGGTGGCCAATGAGCAGCGCGGAACCCGCCCCTGCCTGGTTATTTCCACCGACCGTTTCAACGCGCTGCCGATCCGCCAGGCGATGGTCGTCCCGCTGACTACCCGCGAGCGCGGTTTCCCGCATCACATCACGGTGCGCGACGACGGCGGCCTGAACCGCGCCAGTTGGGCCATGTGCGAGGGCGCCCGAATCGTGTCGACCGAGCGATTCGGCAAAATGATCAGTACGGCCTCGGCGGTGACCGTGGCTGACGTGGCTGACCAGCTGACGTCCTGGATCGGAAGCGTCTAA
- a CDS encoding type II toxin-antitoxin system Phd/YefM family antitoxin: MRVISQREFRNASAAIMDAAEKGEAFHITRNGTEVAELRPLPRRRRLSAEELVARHRHLPRVDYQQMRREADELFSPDDWRDDDPWERRHG; this comes from the coding sequence ATGCGAGTGATCAGCCAGCGAGAGTTTCGCAACGCCTCGGCGGCGATCATGGATGCGGCCGAGAAGGGCGAGGCCTTCCACATCACGCGGAACGGCACAGAGGTCGCCGAGCTACGTCCGCTCCCCCGCCGTCGTCGGCTGAGCGCCGAGGAGTTGGTGGCGCGACACCGCCACCTACCGCGCGTGGACTATCAGCAGATGCGCCGCGAAGCTGATGAGCTGTTCAGCCCAGACGATTGGCGCGACGACGATCCGTGGGAGCGTCGGCATGGCTGA
- a CDS encoding heme o synthase yields MSRLDAALAKARAYVALTKPRIIELLLITTVPVMILAKRGLPSLWLILITLVAGTLAAGSANTINCYVDRDIDEIMARTKRRPLVKASVTPVEALRFGIVLGIVATLLFGLLVNWPSALLADGAIAFYVFVYTLGLKRRTSSNIVIGGAAGCFPVLIGWSAVTGTVGWGAVVLFGVVFFWTPPHFWALAIKFKDDYAAAGVPMLPVVAPLREVGRKILIYSYVMVATSLVLYPVADAGYAYLATAVLTGGWFLFEAHRMTHQIAKGDEIRPMRLFHYSITYLTLLFIAVAVSPLV; encoded by the coding sequence GTGAGCCGCCTCGACGCCGCGCTGGCCAAGGCGCGCGCGTACGTCGCGCTGACCAAGCCGCGGATCATCGAGCTGCTGCTGATCACCACCGTCCCGGTGATGATCCTCGCCAAGCGTGGCCTGCCGTCGCTCTGGCTGATCCTGATCACACTTGTCGCCGGCACCCTCGCCGCCGGCAGCGCGAACACGATCAACTGCTACGTCGACCGCGACATCGACGAGATCATGGCTCGCACCAAGCGCCGCCCGCTGGTGAAGGCCAGCGTCACGCCGGTCGAGGCGCTGCGCTTCGGCATCGTGCTCGGCATCGTCGCGACGCTGCTGTTCGGCCTGCTGGTCAACTGGCCGTCCGCGCTGCTCGCCGACGGCGCCATCGCGTTCTACGTGTTCGTCTACACGCTCGGCCTCAAGCGCCGGACGTCGTCGAACATCGTCATCGGCGGCGCCGCCGGCTGCTTCCCGGTGCTGATCGGCTGGTCCGCCGTGACCGGGACGGTCGGCTGGGGCGCGGTCGTGCTGTTCGGGGTCGTGTTCTTCTGGACCCCGCCGCACTTCTGGGCGCTGGCGATCAAGTTCAAGGACGACTACGCCGCCGCCGGCGTGCCGATGCTGCCGGTCGTCGCCCCGCTGCGCGAGGTCGGGCGCAAGATCCTGATCTACTCGTACGTGATGGTCGCGACGTCGCTGGTGCTCTACCCGGTCGCGGACGCGGGCTACGCCTACCTCGCCACGGCCGTCCTCACCGGCGGCTGGTTCCTCTTCGAGGCCCACCGGATGACCCACCAGATCGCCAAGGGCGACGAGATCCGCCCGATGCGCCTCTTCCACTACAGCATCACGTACCTGACGCTGCTCTTCATCGCGGTAGCCGTCAGCCCGCTGGTCTGA
- the tal gene encoding transaldolase has protein sequence MTNPLSDLSAAGVAVWLDDISRDRLRSGNLAELASTHSVVGVTTNPTIFQKAITSSKAYEEQLHDLAVRGVDVGEAIRLITTADVRVACDVLRPAYDASDGTDGRVSIEVDPRLAHKADRTLAEARSLWWMVDRPNLFIKIPATLEGLPAITATLAAGISVNVTLIFGLERYEAVMDAYMTGIEQALANGVDVSRLESVASFFVSRVDSEVDKRLEKIDTPAAHTLKSKAAIANARLAYERYEKAFGTERWAALAARGANPQRPLWASTSTKDPSLPDTLYVHELIAPGTVNTMPEATLLAFGDHGEVPGETIRPNYADAHGVFAALENVGVDMHDVVEVLEQEGVTKFEDSWNQLLDAVRGQLGAH, from the coding sequence ATGACCAACCCGCTCTCCGACCTCTCCGCCGCGGGAGTGGCGGTCTGGCTGGACGACATCAGCCGCGACCGGCTGCGTTCCGGGAACCTCGCCGAGCTGGCGAGCACCCACAGCGTCGTCGGCGTCACCACCAACCCGACGATCTTCCAGAAGGCGATCACGTCGAGCAAGGCGTATGAGGAGCAGCTGCACGACCTCGCGGTCCGCGGCGTCGACGTCGGCGAGGCCATCCGCCTGATCACCACCGCCGACGTCCGGGTCGCCTGCGACGTGCTGCGCCCGGCCTACGACGCGTCGGACGGCACTGACGGCCGCGTCTCGATCGAGGTCGACCCACGGCTGGCGCACAAGGCCGACCGGACCCTGGCCGAGGCCCGCTCGCTGTGGTGGATGGTCGACCGGCCGAACCTGTTCATCAAGATCCCGGCCACCCTGGAGGGCCTGCCGGCCATCACCGCCACGCTCGCGGCCGGAATCAGCGTCAACGTCACGCTGATCTTCGGTCTGGAGCGCTACGAGGCGGTGATGGACGCCTATATGACCGGCATCGAGCAGGCGCTGGCGAACGGCGTGGACGTCTCGCGGCTGGAGTCGGTCGCGTCGTTCTTCGTCAGCCGGGTCGACTCCGAGGTCGACAAGCGGCTGGAGAAGATCGACACCCCGGCCGCGCACACGCTGAAGTCCAAGGCCGCGATCGCGAACGCGCGGCTGGCCTACGAGCGCTACGAGAAGGCGTTCGGCACCGAGCGCTGGGCCGCGCTGGCCGCCCGCGGCGCGAACCCGCAGCGGCCGCTGTGGGCGTCGACGTCGACGAAGGACCCGTCGCTGCCGGACACGCTCTATGTGCACGAGCTGATCGCGCCCGGCACCGTGAACACCATGCCGGAGGCGACGCTGCTGGCCTTCGGCGACCACGGCGAGGTGCCGGGCGAGACGATCCGGCCGAACTACGCGGACGCCCACGGCGTGTTCGCCGCGCTCGAGAACGTCGGTGTCGACATGCACGACGTGGTCGAGGTCCTCGAACAGGAGGGTGTGACGAAGTTCGAGGACTCCTGGAACCAGCTGCTCGACGCGGTGCGCGGGCAGCTCGGAGCACACTGA
- the zwf gene encoding glucose-6-phosphate dehydrogenase → MAPTAGGNPLRDPRDRRLPRLPDASALVVFGVTGDLSRKKLIPAVYDLANRGLLPPGFVLLGFARRDWEGHEPFIQFARECAEKGARTPFREETWDRLAPSIRFVKGSFDDDAGFDRLAAELDSLEASHGIRGNAAFYLSIPPSAFPVVLKQMERTGLADEKAAGGWRRVVVEKPFGHDRKSAGELNSLVDDVFGPRDVFRIDHYLGKETVQNLFALRFANTLFEPIWNSQFVDSVQITMAEDVGIGTRAGFYDETGAARDVLQNHLLQLLALTAMEEPVSFGADTIRAEKIKTLRAVSLPTDLASYAIRGQYEQGWLAGERVKGYLDEENIPATSTTETYAAVRLGIETRRWAGVPFYLRTGKRLPRRVTEIAIGFKQAPHLPFDATDTTELGHNQLVVRVQPDEGVTLKFGSKVPGTAMEVRDVAMEFLFGEAFTESLPEAYERLILDALLGDAMLFPDNAEVEESWRIIDPLEEFWASTKPFTYRSGSWGPAASDEMLARDGRRWRRP, encoded by the coding sequence GTGGCGCCCACGGCAGGTGGCAACCCGCTGCGCGATCCGCGAGACCGCCGGCTCCCCCGGCTCCCCGACGCCAGCGCCCTCGTGGTGTTCGGCGTCACCGGAGACCTTTCGCGCAAGAAGCTGATCCCGGCCGTGTACGACCTGGCCAACCGTGGCCTGCTACCGCCGGGATTCGTGCTGCTCGGGTTCGCCCGGCGCGACTGGGAGGGCCACGAGCCCTTCATCCAGTTCGCCCGGGAATGCGCCGAGAAGGGCGCCCGCACGCCGTTCCGGGAGGAGACCTGGGACCGGCTCGCGCCGTCGATCCGGTTCGTGAAGGGCTCGTTCGACGACGACGCGGGCTTCGACCGGCTCGCCGCCGAGCTCGACAGCCTGGAGGCCAGCCACGGCATCCGCGGCAACGCCGCCTTCTACCTGTCGATCCCGCCGTCGGCCTTCCCGGTGGTGCTCAAGCAGATGGAGCGCACCGGCCTGGCCGACGAGAAGGCGGCGGGCGGCTGGCGGCGCGTCGTCGTGGAGAAGCCGTTCGGCCACGACCGGAAGTCGGCCGGTGAGCTGAACTCGCTCGTCGACGACGTGTTCGGGCCACGGGACGTGTTCCGGATCGACCACTACCTGGGCAAGGAGACGGTCCAGAACCTGTTCGCGCTGCGGTTCGCGAACACGCTGTTCGAGCCGATCTGGAACTCCCAGTTCGTCGACTCGGTCCAGATCACGATGGCCGAGGACGTCGGCATCGGCACCCGGGCCGGCTTCTACGACGAGACCGGCGCCGCCCGCGACGTGCTGCAGAACCACCTGCTGCAGCTGCTCGCGCTCACCGCGATGGAGGAGCCGGTCAGCTTCGGCGCCGACACCATCCGCGCCGAGAAGATCAAGACGCTGCGCGCGGTGTCGCTGCCGACCGACCTGGCCAGTTACGCGATCCGGGGCCAGTACGAGCAGGGCTGGCTGGCCGGCGAGCGGGTCAAGGGCTACCTCGACGAGGAGAACATCCCGGCCACGTCGACGACCGAGACCTACGCGGCCGTCCGGCTGGGCATCGAGACCCGGCGCTGGGCAGGCGTCCCGTTCTACCTGCGGACCGGCAAGCGGCTGCCGCGGCGGGTGACGGAGATCGCGATCGGCTTCAAGCAGGCCCCGCACCTGCCGTTCGACGCCACGGACACCACCGAGCTGGGCCACAACCAGCTCGTCGTGCGGGTCCAGCCGGACGAGGGCGTGACGCTGAAGTTCGGCTCCAAGGTGCCGGGGACCGCCATGGAGGTCCGCGACGTCGCGATGGAGTTCCTGTTCGGCGAGGCGTTCACCGAGTCGCTGCCGGAGGCCTACGAACGGCTCATCCTGGACGCGTTGCTCGGCGACGCCATGCTCTTCCCGGACAACGCGGAGGTCGAGGAGTCCTGGCGGATCATCGACCCGCTGGAGGAGTTCTGGGCGAGCACGAAGCCGTTCACCTACCGGTCGGGCAGCTGGGGGCCGGCGGCGTCGGACGAGATGCTGGCCCGCGACGGGCGCAGGTGGCGACGGCCTTGA
- a CDS encoding glucose-6-phosphate dehydrogenase assembly protein OpcA yields MTTLWDTTGSAVVKALSAERRAAGALAFGLALTLVVVVDEKNVAAAESAATAAAAAHPCRLLIVVRRQIDAPHPRLDAEVSIGGRLGPGEAIVMRMYGRLALHAESVVLPLLASDAPVVTWWYDEPPTRIAFDPLGVFADRRVTDVAAAPDPVAALHLRAADFAPGDTDLAWTRISGWRTLLAAAFDGRQDRPTAARIEADPADPSAQLFAGWLRARLNVPVEVTPGRSHRGVHGLHAVQVTVDGSSGSGSDAAGTAGDIAVTRFDTRSGTITRPGVPERRLPLPQLGLGDLLAEELRRIDDDSVYAEALATWSGIPDLSRRSRHREHVWRDPMMDPAPPAAVAPSGS; encoded by the coding sequence GTGACCACGCTCTGGGATACCACCGGCTCGGCGGTCGTCAAGGCGCTGTCGGCCGAGCGGCGGGCGGCTGGCGCGCTCGCGTTCGGGCTGGCGCTGACGCTCGTCGTGGTCGTCGACGAGAAGAACGTCGCCGCCGCCGAGAGCGCCGCCACGGCCGCCGCGGCGGCTCATCCGTGCCGGCTGCTGATCGTCGTGCGCCGGCAGATCGATGCGCCGCATCCGCGGCTGGACGCCGAGGTCTCGATCGGTGGGCGGCTCGGGCCCGGCGAGGCGATCGTCATGCGGATGTACGGGCGGCTCGCGCTGCACGCCGAGTCGGTCGTGCTGCCGCTGCTGGCCTCGGACGCGCCGGTTGTCACCTGGTGGTACGACGAGCCGCCGACCCGCATCGCGTTCGACCCGCTCGGCGTGTTCGCCGACCGGCGGGTCACCGACGTCGCGGCCGCGCCCGACCCGGTCGCCGCGCTGCACCTACGGGCCGCCGACTTCGCACCCGGCGACACCGACCTGGCCTGGACCCGGATCTCCGGCTGGCGCACGCTGCTGGCCGCCGCGTTCGACGGGCGGCAGGACCGGCCCACCGCGGCGCGCATCGAGGCCGACCCGGCCGACCCGAGCGCGCAGCTGTTCGCCGGCTGGCTGCGGGCCCGGCTCAACGTCCCCGTCGAGGTGACGCCGGGCCGCTCGCACCGCGGTGTCCACGGCCTGCACGCGGTCCAGGTCACCGTCGACGGATCGTCCGGGAGCGGCTCCGACGCCGCGGGAACCGCGGGCGACATCGCCGTCACCCGGTTCGACACCCGTTCCGGGACGATCACCCGGCCGGGGGTCCCGGAGCGCCGGCTGCCGTTGCCGCAGCTCGGCCTCGGCGACCTGCTCGCCGAGGAGCTGCGCCGCATCGACGACGACAGCGTCTACGCCGAGGCGCTCGCCACCTGGAGCGGCATTCCCGACCTGTCGCGCCGCTCCCGCCACCGCGAGCACGTCTGGCGGGACCCGATGATGGACCCGGCGCCGCCCGCGGCCGTGGCTCCGAGCGGGAGCTGA
- the pgl gene encoding 6-phosphogluconolactonase, giving the protein MELIVHPDAGLLAKAASARLITMLVDAQARDGEASLVLTGGGIGIALLRAVLASPALEAVNWSKVDIWWGDERFVPADSPDRNALQAREALLAHLPVDEKRVFEMGALAPEGGGDGYAEPEQAAAAYAAQLAAHAPEGALVPRFDVLLLGIGPEGHVASIFPHSSAARATEPVVAVRESPKPPPNRVSLTYPTIQAARQVWVIAAGEEKADAVAAAAAGAGPLDLPAAAATGRDRTLWLIDRAAASRVGG; this is encoded by the coding sequence ATGGAACTGATCGTCCACCCGGACGCGGGACTGCTCGCGAAGGCCGCGAGTGCCCGGTTGATCACGATGCTCGTCGACGCGCAGGCGCGCGACGGCGAGGCGTCGCTGGTGCTGACCGGGGGCGGGATCGGCATCGCGCTGCTGCGCGCGGTGCTGGCCAGCCCCGCGCTGGAGGCGGTCAACTGGTCGAAGGTCGACATCTGGTGGGGGGACGAACGGTTCGTTCCCGCCGACTCCCCCGACCGCAACGCGCTGCAGGCCCGGGAGGCGCTGCTCGCGCACCTGCCGGTGGACGAGAAGCGGGTGTTCGAGATGGGCGCCCTGGCGCCCGAGGGTGGCGGCGACGGCTACGCCGAGCCCGAGCAGGCCGCCGCCGCCTACGCCGCGCAGCTCGCGGCGCACGCACCCGAGGGTGCCCTGGTACCCAGGTTCGACGTGCTGCTGCTCGGCATCGGGCCGGAGGGGCATGTCGCGTCGATCTTCCCGCACTCGTCGGCCGCCCGCGCCACGGAGCCGGTGGTCGCCGTCCGTGAGTCCCCGAAGCCGCCGCCGAACCGCGTCTCCCTGACGTACCCGACGATCCAGGCGGCCCGTCAGGTCTGGGTGATCGCGGCGGGCGAGGAGAAAGCCGACGCCGTCGCCGCCGCTGCCGCCGGCGCCGGGCCGCTCGACCTCCCGGCCGCCGCCGCGACGGGCCGGGACCGGACCCTCTGGCTGATCGACCGCGCCGCGGCCTCCCGCGTCGGCGGCTGA
- a CDS encoding serine/threonine-protein kinase gives MGTEHTGDIGDVAQPAAAAETGPTGRLIAGRYRLAELIGRGAMGAVWLARDEVLDVDVAVKQIRPPFEFSQPGANGPGSDGSDLGEDDSWVLSTAAWVSRALREARNAARLRANPHVVTVHDAIVDGGAPWIVMEAVAARSLQEAVDEDGPLPLAHVARIGLAVLDALVAAQALGVVHRDVKPSNILLAHDGRVLLTDFGIAAADTDPTLTQPPDGGLPSGTPAYMAPERLRGGPTTLTADLFALGATLLFAADGAAPFQRDSLLASLQSVLADEPEPSHDLGPLAPVIAGLLIKDPVDRLRADGAGALLVRAQRALHAGDRALPSVPTVSWPPAGRPGGPPSMRRQALAPPRPGSVPAAGRPGASDAGATVRLPPGEAPAAAPASARLARGAASNGRPGPAGADEPSAEPVALGQLDLDGLAGLDGLAGLDRPDEPVWWARLPPVPIVAIAVVAVLALVGLATWGAVGASAGRGRSPASAASTAPVAATAKATPTTGAPRPLGARAGAVPADMVGDWWGTVTQDPVTFDETLRIRGGELDGVVGTSSSSEGCVSDLVLRGTGVATITVQEVVTQSNQRCTGAFRMLLTLNSDGTLGLYYDATLISSPGLATLTRTTAPPSGS, from the coding sequence ATGGGGACCGAGCACACCGGCGACATCGGCGACGTGGCGCAGCCGGCGGCGGCCGCCGAGACAGGCCCTACCGGCCGGCTGATCGCCGGCAGGTACCGGCTCGCGGAGCTGATCGGGCGCGGCGCGATGGGTGCCGTCTGGCTCGCCCGGGACGAGGTGCTCGACGTCGACGTCGCGGTCAAGCAGATCCGGCCCCCGTTCGAGTTCTCCCAGCCGGGCGCCAACGGGCCGGGCAGCGACGGGTCGGATCTCGGCGAGGACGACAGCTGGGTGCTGTCCACCGCCGCCTGGGTGTCCCGCGCGCTGCGGGAGGCGCGTAACGCCGCCCGGCTGCGGGCCAACCCGCACGTGGTCACCGTCCACGACGCCATCGTCGACGGCGGCGCGCCCTGGATCGTCATGGAGGCGGTCGCGGCCCGCTCCCTGCAGGAGGCGGTCGACGAGGACGGGCCCCTCCCGCTCGCGCACGTCGCCCGGATCGGGCTGGCGGTGCTCGACGCGCTCGTCGCCGCGCAGGCGCTCGGCGTCGTCCATCGCGACGTGAAGCCGTCCAACATCCTGCTGGCGCACGACGGGCGCGTGCTGCTCACCGACTTCGGGATCGCCGCCGCCGACACCGACCCGACCCTCACCCAGCCGCCCGACGGCGGTCTGCCGAGCGGAACCCCGGCCTACATGGCGCCGGAACGGCTGCGCGGCGGGCCGACGACGCTCACCGCCGACCTGTTCGCGCTGGGCGCGACCCTGCTGTTCGCCGCCGACGGGGCCGCCCCGTTCCAACGCGACTCGCTGCTCGCGTCGCTGCAGTCCGTGCTGGCCGACGAGCCGGAGCCGTCGCACGACCTCGGCCCGCTTGCCCCGGTGATCGCCGGTCTGCTCATCAAGGACCCCGTCGACCGCCTGCGGGCTGACGGCGCCGGCGCGCTGCTCGTCCGAGCGCAGCGCGCCCTCCACGCGGGCGACCGCGCTCTCCCATCCGTGCCGACCGTGTCCTGGCCGCCGGCGGGACGCCCTGGTGGCCCGCCGTCGATGCGGCGGCAGGCCCTCGCGCCGCCCCGCCCCGGGTCAGTCCCGGCCGCGGGCCGGCCTGGGGCGTCCGACGCCGGGGCGACCGTGCGGCTCCCGCCCGGCGAGGCCCCGGCCGCGGCGCCGGCGTCCGCGCGGCTGGCGCGGGGCGCGGCGTCGAACGGCCGGCCGGGTCCGGCCGGCGCCGACGAGCCGAGCGCCGAGCCGGTCGCGCTCGGGCAGCTGGACCTGGACGGTCTGGCGGGCCTGGACGGTCTGGCGGGCCTGGACCGGCCCGACGAACCGGTCTGGTGGGCCCGGCTGCCGCCGGTGCCGATCGTCGCGATCGCCGTGGTCGCGGTGCTCGCGCTCGTCGGGCTCGCCACGTGGGGCGCCGTCGGGGCCAGTGCCGGCCGGGGCCGGTCTCCGGCCTCCGCCGCCTCGACGGCTCCCGTCGCGGCCACGGCCAAGGCGACCCCGACCACCGGCGCACCGAGGCCGCTGGGAGCGCGGGCCGGCGCCGTGCCGGCCGACATGGTCGGCGACTGGTGGGGCACCGTGACCCAGGATCCCGTCACGTTCGACGAGACGCTGCGGATTCGCGGTGGCGAACTGGACGGCGTCGTCGGCACGTCGTCGTCGTCCGAGGGCTGCGTCTCCGACCTGGTGCTACGCGGGACCGGCGTCGCGACCATCACCGTCCAGGAGGTCGTCACGCAGTCCAACCAGCGCTGCACCGGAGCGTTCCGGATGCTGCTCACGCTCAACTCGGACGGCACCCTCGGGCTCTACTACGACGCCACCCTGATCAGCTCCCCCGGCCTGGCCACGCTGACCAGGACCACCGCGCCGCCCTCCGGCAGCTGA
- a CDS encoding RNA polymerase-binding protein RbpA, whose amino-acid sequence MAGGNAIRGSRVGAGPMGEAERGETAPRQRISFWCANEHETRPSFAADAAIPDTWDCPSCGYPAGRDRENTPAPPKIEPYKTHLAYVRERRNEKDGEAILAEALAKLRSAGA is encoded by the coding sequence GTGGCAGGTGGCAACGCCATCCGGGGGAGCCGGGTCGGGGCAGGGCCCATGGGGGAAGCCGAGCGGGGCGAGACAGCTCCTCGGCAGCGGATTTCGTTCTGGTGCGCGAACGAGCACGAGACGCGTCCGTCGTTCGCCGCGGACGCCGCGATCCCCGACACGTGGGACTGCCCGAGCTGCGGCTACCCGGCCGGGCGCGACCGGGAGAACACCCCGGCCCCGCCGAAGATCGAGCCCTACAAGACCCACCTCGCGTACGTCCGCGAGCGGCGCAACGAGAAGGACGGCGAGGCCATCCTCGCCGAGGCTCTCGCCAAGCTCCGCTCCGCCGGAGCCTGA